A window of Macaca thibetana thibetana isolate TM-01 chromosome 7, ASM2454274v1, whole genome shotgun sequence genomic DNA:
AGGACAGGGCTTAGCTCCTCAAACACAGGGGACAGCTGATGGGAAACATGGGATGTAACTTTGGCATTCTGGTAATGGTGGACCACATTATTCAGAGAAATTTTCCCagtgaaaacaactaaaaatgttAGATGAAACATAAAAAGCATTGCCAGTATCAGGACTTTTGTTTGGGTAGATAAGGCCCAGGACAAGGGGGCAGTCTTAGAGGTGCCACCTCACAGGAAGGAACTTTAAGTGGCTCTTCCCTATGTGTAAGGGAGAACTAGAGGCAAGGGGGGACTAAAATTAAACCTGCCCTTCCACTCTAACACCCAATGCATGAAACCACAGGGAAGCCCACCTTAGTCCTAAGCAGCAAAGGAAAAGAGCAGCTATGGCAACAGCTCTAGCACTCATGTGGGCTTAGAGCCAAGTACCAGAGTCTGGGTGGGCCATGGAACCTCAAGCTGTAAACCTGAATGAAGCCTGTCTCTTGCTGGTCCTCATACCTGAGAGAAGTCAAAACAAATCCTCACTGGAAGATGGGCAAATTTATCCTAAGCTCTGGAAAACCTCAAGGAATAGCTTTTCAAGGGCAATGGCCAGCACAATGTCAAAGATATATAGAGGCAGACAGACCATAAAATAAGGTCCAATGATCAAGAATTAGAAACAGAACCAGCTCAGGTTTCCAACTCACCAGCTCAGGGGTAGTGACTGCATCCAGTAAGCGCTGCAAAGGGAAGTTGGCAATGGGATGTGCAGCCAGGGTCTGCAGCTGCCCCTGCAAGTGCTCCTCAAAGAGGCTCTGGAGCCTTGGGGGCTCCAACACCAGCAGGACCTGCTCCAGGAGTCTGGAGCTCGTCTGATCTCGGAGAAATAGCAGTAGGGGACTGGGGACAAGAAGGGCATCAGGCAGTCTTAACTCTATTTCATGCAAAATACAGTTGCACTACATCACCTCATTCATTTCACACAGCCCCACCAACTTTGAATGATCCTGAGGCCCTGACCATACCTGCCATCTACTGAGGAACTGCGAGTACTCAGGTAGCCAATCACAGCATTGCAGAGATAAGCGCAAAACTCGGGAAGTTTGTGGTGTAAAACCTGTAAAGCCACTTGAAGACAGAAGCTGGAGATCTTATCAGTGATAAACACTGTGAAGAGAGGGCAGAAATAAAGCAGCTTTCTCAAACTCCAGACAACCTGCATAACCTCAAACTTTAGGCAACAAGATACAGGGCACTATGGACACAAAGGGACTATACGAAGTGCTTTGAACATCAAACCAGACCAGGTTTGAAAAGAAGAGGAATAACCTGACCAGAGGGCCTTGCTTGGTGGTAAAATCACCTCCAGAAAAGTAGATGGGAGACCCTCCTCCTACTTCCCTCCTTACCTGCAATGTCCTTCAGAAAGGAGGAGGTCAGGTCCTGAAGGCGATTTAAAAAGGTTTCAGGGACTTCAAAATCAGCTGGCTTACATTCCCGAGCTGGGGCCTTCTGTGCTTCTGAAGGAAGATTAAGAACATGTGCAGTGGGGAGATCACAAACTGTCACCCAGGAGAGAAAAATTCCATAGATGGACAAGGATTCCACTTGGAGATGCAGAACAGATGTAGTACAACTGAATGTCTCTTCTGTATGACAGAACTGAGACTacatttctgtcttaatttttctAAGAAACTTCAACCAGCTTCCCCATGGTCCACAGAAGACAGTTCAACCTCCTCAGTCAGGTAGTCAAGGCATTCCAAAATTAAGCCTCATTTAAACTCGCTAACTTTATTTCCCAGAGTTTTTCAAAATGTGGATCACAGCTCAAGACTGTATCATGAAATCAAGTTACTGGTCTcaactagcatttttttttttaatgaaatagagcaaaataaagttttgaaaaagaaaaaaaataaaataataacagagtGGGCTGCATGTAGTAAGGGTATTCTTTCCTGAACTTTTGCTTGAGTCCAGTATGTATGTTACTTTTGCTTGAGtccatttaaatgttaagtcatgcttaaaaagaaaaatttctcctTCTGTGTCCATTCTAATAGCCGTCCCCAAAACACAACTGTACATCCCTACCTCTGGGCCTCTGCACACACTAATCTTTGGCTTGCTAAGCCCTGTTCAGATTAGGACAGGTCAAGCTAATACTTCCAGGTCAAGCTCCCCCATGAAGACTTAGTCTTCTGTTTACTGTCTCCTTCTGAACTTTCTAAATTCTTCTTCCCCCTAGGTCCACTTTCCTCTTGTAATACTTACCAGATGATTGGAAACCACGGGGCCTGGCTCTCTCAGACTCCAGAATAGTCCCTCCTAACACCTGAAGCAGAGTTCTGACCACGAAGCTGCCATGTGTGTCTccacagtagaaaagaaaatcatcacaCACCTCAGCGGCTAGTCCCAGGACCAGCTCCTCCAGGGTCTCCGTGGGACCATCCTTCCCATCCTccccttcctgctcctcctcctcctctgcagcACTCCCCAGCAATCGAGGGAGCTGTAGCAAAGCACTTTGCAATACATGGACCCCGCATCTGTGACAGGCCACAGTGCGCAAGTTGGAGCGCAGAGCAGCCCATACGCGACAAAGCGGTTTCAAGGGACTGAATCCCAACAGTTCCTGCAGCATCTCACTGCCAGTCCTGTTAGTGGACAAAGCTAGGGCCTGAGTCTCTACTTCCTTCATAATATTGTGCACCATCAGATCtggaaaagtgaagaaaaacacACTTTGAAGAGACTTAGTAGACAATATGGTTATGTACCCTTACTTAACCAAGGGTCGTgggtgggaggccgaggaagagGACATGGGAATGAAACTAAGTCCCCACGCCCTGCCGACCCCAGAAAGTTTCCTTGCCTGCCCTGGATTTGATGCTCTTGGTCTAAACCCCGAAGTTGCTGCCTACCTCGTTCTTCCCCAGTCTCGGGAGCCTCTTTCAATGCTGACAGCGCCCGGCGGAAATATCCCAGAGCTTCGGGGCTCAGGTGCGGGTGCGAATCTGGAGGCGGCTCCGAGCGCCTATCCGGAGGCGGCCAGGGTTGCCGCTTACTGCCGGGTAAGGGGCGCCCCGACCCCTTGGCCCCGCGTCCCCGTTTGCCACCAGCTGGGAACCGGCGGCCCACCTCGTGTGGAGAGCGCGGACCCAGCCCCATGTGTGTTTCGGAACCTCTCCGGCTGCAAAAGTTTCCTTAGCTGTGGACGAACCTTCAACGTCGCCAAGCGTGTGCCTGGCCCAAACCAAGTTCAGAAACGCGGGCGCGCTCCTGACGCAGCTATTACGTCATAGTTACGCGCGGCCCCAGCCGGGTGGAGTGGGTGTCTCCCCCAGATCGCTCCGCCCCATCCGCAGGTTCTAACTTTGGCCCAGGACTCCGCCCCTCGACCCCAGCACAAAATCGCCCCGGGTCCTACTGTAGAATCAGTCCTTGAACACTTCCTCCACGTCGCCAGCTCAATCTGGGTCAGAACTCAGACTTCCACCGCAGCCCCGCAATTTGCCCCAGTAGTAGTCACTTCGTTCCGCCCCTGCGGCCGGAATTAAAGTTCTCGAACTACACGTGTATGGCGAGCTAGTCGGCGCGAGGACCTCAGCGGCAGCGCAGCTGGCAGGTAAGCGGCACACGCGCCTCACATTTAGGGCTTAGGATCTCCAGGCTTCGCGCTCATCCCCGGCCCGGAAGCTGCGCCTCTGGCTCAGCCGGACTGGGTCAGGCCAGGGAGCGGAGCCCCAGATAGTCCAGGACTCTGCTTGGACGCGCCCCGAGGGGCTGCCGCGCCAGATTCCCCCATCCAGGCAGCCACACTCAGAGGGTCGTAGTAGTTGTCCACCTCTGGACAGCCCCACTCAGCCCCTTCTTCACTCTC
This region includes:
- the NOP9 gene encoding nucleolar protein 9 isoform X2, which codes for MGLGPRSPHEVGRRFPAGGKRGRGAKGSGRPLPGSKRQPWPPPDRRSEPPPDSHPHLSPEALGYFRRALSALKEAPETGEERDLMVHNIMKEVETQALALSTNRTGSEMLQELLGFSPLKPLCRVWAALRSNLRTVACHRCGVHVLQSALLQLPRLLGSAAEEEEEQEGEDGKDGPTETLEELVLGLAAEVCDDFLFYCGDTHGSFVVRTLLQVLGGTILESERARPRGFQSSEAQKAPARECKPADFEVPETFLNRLQDLTSSFLKDIAVFITDKISSFCLQVALQVLHHKLPEFCAYLCNAVIGYLSTRSSSVDGSPLLLFLRDQTSSRLLEQVLLVLEPPRLQSLFEEHLQGQLQTLAAHPIANFPLQRLLDAVTTPELLSPVFEELSPVLEAVLAQGHPGVVIALVGACRRVGACQAKVLQLLLEAFHCAEPSSRQVACVPLFATLMAYEVYYGLMEEEGAVPAEHQVEMAAARALGDVTVLGSLLLQHLLHFSTPGLVLRSLGALTGPQLLVLAQSPAGSHVLDAILTSPSVTRKQRRRVLQNLKGQYVALACSRHGSRVLDAIWSGAALGARKEIAAELGEQNQQLIRDPFGHHVARNVALTTFLKRREAWEQQQGAVAKRRRALNSILED
- the NOP9 gene encoding nucleolar protein 9 isoform X1, whose protein sequence is MGLGPRSPHEVGRRFPAGGKRGRGAKGSGRPLPGSKRQPWPPPDRRSEPPPDSHPHLSPEALGYFRRALSALKEAPETGEERDLMVHNIMKEVETQALALSTNRTGSEMLQELLGFSPLKPLCRVWAALRSNLRTVACHRCGVHVLQSALLQLPRLLGSAAEEEEEQEGEDGKDGPTETLEELVLGLAAEVCDDFLFYCGDTHGSFVVRTLLQVLGGTILESERARPRGFQSSVCDLPTAHVLNLPSEAQKAPARECKPADFEVPETFLNRLQDLTSSFLKDIAVFITDKISSFCLQVALQVLHHKLPEFCAYLCNAVIGYLSTRSSSVDGSPLLLFLRDQTSSRLLEQVLLVLEPPRLQSLFEEHLQGQLQTLAAHPIANFPLQRLLDAVTTPELLSPVFEELSPVLEAVLAQGHPGVVIALVGACRRVGACQAKVLQLLLEAFHCAEPSSRQVACVPLFATLMAYEVYYGLMEEEGAVPAEHQVEMAAARALGDVTVLGSLLLQHLLHFSTPGLVLRSLGALTGPQLLVLAQSPAGSHVLDAILTSPSVTRKQRRRVLQNLKGQYVALACSRHGSRVLDAIWSGAALGARKEIAAELGEQNQQLIRDPFGHHVARNVALTTFLKRREAWEQQQGAVAKRRRALNSILED